A region from the Streptomyces tsukubensis genome encodes:
- a CDS encoding GGDEF domain-containing protein — protein MMAEDQRLRAVVALAQAMAAAQTPREFWSAAALGACAALDGSFAALSVWERELGRLKVLVNAGERTPDEEEFPEAETYPVNRFPEITEFLHERWAGGGEPEAWVETAESGGVPGFAAFPVPGSPGTGPVPGGVGPVTPVGARPPGGWAEPGRDSVVPEYGPAPAPARGYRHPSFPVGTGGPRGRAAGLRRRRRGCCVVAPIVLHGRAWGELYVARPVGAPVFGRDEAHFATVLAAVVAAGIAQTERLEEVRRLAFTDPLTGLANRRAVDTRLDEALERHRTDGTVVSLVVCDLNGLKSVNDTLGHAVGDRLLERFGSVLSLCGAMLPDALAARLGGDEFCLVCVGPGADEVVRVAGELCVRAAELEPGEGVACGVASTGDPIGEIPTARRLFRLADAAQYRAKAARSAKPVVAGRDGAVLRLADTPVRHARERRAFRGVEGPTPPEAP, from the coding sequence GTGATGGCTGAGGATCAGCGGCTGCGGGCCGTAGTGGCACTGGCGCAGGCGATGGCGGCCGCGCAGACTCCCCGGGAGTTCTGGAGCGCGGCCGCGCTGGGCGCCTGCGCCGCCCTGGACGGCTCCTTCGCCGCGCTGTCGGTCTGGGAACGGGAGCTGGGCCGGCTGAAGGTACTGGTGAACGCGGGGGAGCGGACGCCGGACGAGGAGGAGTTCCCCGAGGCGGAGACCTACCCGGTCAACCGCTTCCCCGAGATCACCGAATTCCTGCACGAACGGTGGGCGGGCGGCGGGGAGCCGGAAGCCTGGGTCGAGACCGCGGAGTCCGGGGGCGTACCCGGGTTCGCGGCGTTTCCGGTGCCGGGCTCACCGGGGACGGGTCCGGTTCCCGGGGGCGTCGGGCCCGTGACCCCTGTTGGGGCCCGGCCCCCGGGCGGGTGGGCCGAGCCCGGACGGGACTCCGTCGTACCCGAGTACGGGCCCGCACCCGCGCCCGCCCGCGGCTACCGGCACCCCTCCTTCCCCGTCGGAACCGGCGGCCCGCGCGGCCGGGCGGCGGGCCTCCGGCGGCGGCGGCGCGGCTGCTGCGTCGTCGCGCCGATCGTGCTCCACGGGCGGGCCTGGGGCGAGCTGTACGTGGCCCGGCCCGTCGGCGCGCCCGTCTTCGGCCGCGACGAGGCCCACTTCGCGACCGTCCTCGCCGCCGTCGTCGCCGCGGGGATCGCCCAGACCGAACGCCTCGAAGAGGTACGGCGACTCGCCTTCACCGACCCCCTCACCGGTCTGGCCAACCGGCGCGCCGTCGACACCCGGCTCGACGAAGCGCTCGAACGGCACCGCACCGACGGCACGGTCGTCAGCCTCGTCGTCTGCGACCTCAATGGGCTCAAGAGCGTCAACGACACCCTCGGGCACGCCGTCGGAGACCGCCTGCTGGAACGGTTCGGCTCGGTGCTCTCCCTGTGCGGGGCGATGCTGCCGGACGCGCTCGCCGCGCGGCTCGGCGGCGACGAGTTCTGCCTGGTGTGCGTCGGGCCCGGCGCCGACGAGGTGGTGCGGGTCGCCGGTGAACTCTGCGTGCGGGCCGCGGAGCTGGAGCCCGGGGAGGGGGTGGCCTGCGGGGTCGCCTCCACGGGGGACCCGATCGGGGAGATCCCCACCGCCCGGCGGCTGTTCCGGCTCGCGGACGCGGCGCAGTACCGGGCGAAGGCGGCGCGCTCCGCGAAACCGGTGGTGGCGGGGCGGGACGGGGCGGTGCTGCGGCTGGCGGACACGCCGGTACGCCACGCCCGGGAGCGCCGGGCCTTCCGGGGGGTGGAGGGCCCTACTCCCCCGGAGGCACCTTGA
- a CDS encoding biotin--[acetyl-CoA-carboxylase] ligase, with product MTSENAPGNTNGTRFAGAVGAGGRWGDLDRPPLNAAALRRAVVRPGGLWTSLDVVPSTGSTNADLVARAPGSPEGAVLVAEEQTAGRGRLDRRWSAPARSGLFFSVLLRPGPDVPVERWGWLPLLAGVAAATGLSRAAGVDMSLKWPNDLLVTVDGEERKTGGILAERAGGAEDGAVVVGIGINVTLRAAELPVPTAGSLALAGAVGTDRDPLLRAVLRSLERWYGDWRAAGGDPIGSNVQGAYAAGCATLGRTVRAELPGGRERTGEAVALDGDGRLVLALENGERLAVGAGDVVHLRPLPPR from the coding sequence ATGACGTCTGAGAATGCGCCAGGAAACACCAATGGAACCCGGTTCGCGGGGGCGGTGGGCGCGGGCGGCCGCTGGGGCGATCTGGACCGGCCGCCCCTGAACGCGGCCGCGCTGCGCCGGGCGGTGGTGCGGCCCGGGGGGCTGTGGACCTCCCTCGACGTCGTGCCGTCGACCGGCTCCACCAACGCGGACCTCGTCGCCCGGGCGCCCGGCAGCCCGGAGGGGGCCGTCCTGGTCGCGGAGGAGCAGACGGCCGGACGGGGGCGGTTGGACCGGCGGTGGAGTGCTCCCGCCAGGTCCGGGCTGTTCTTCTCCGTACTGCTGCGGCCGGGTCCGGACGTTCCGGTCGAGCGCTGGGGGTGGCTGCCGCTGCTCGCGGGCGTCGCGGCAGCGACGGGGCTCAGCCGGGCCGCCGGTGTCGATATGTCCCTCAAATGGCCCAATGACCTGCTGGTGACGGTCGACGGCGAGGAGCGGAAGACGGGCGGCATCCTGGCCGAGCGGGCCGGTGGGGCCGAGGACGGCGCGGTGGTCGTCGGGATCGGGATCAATGTGACCCTGCGCGCCGCGGAACTGCCCGTTCCCACGGCGGGCTCGCTGGCGCTGGCCGGAGCGGTGGGCACCGACCGCGATCCGCTGCTGCGGGCGGTGCTGCGGTCGCTGGAGCGGTGGTACGGCGACTGGCGCGCGGCGGGCGGCGACCCCATCGGCTCGAATGTGCAGGGGGCATATGCCGCAGGTTGTGCGACGCTGGGCCGTACGGTCCGTGCCGAGCTGCCCGGCGGCCGCGAGCGGACCGGCGAGGCCGTCGCCCTCGACGGTGACGGACGGCTCGTCCTGGCGCTGGAGAACGGGGAGCGGCTGGCCGTCGGCGCGGGCGACGTGGTGCATCTGCGCCCGCTCCCGCCCCGGTGA
- a CDS encoding adenylate/guanylate cyclase domain-containing protein, with translation MHPTPLHAVDHTAEPTDDPLAIRLEQLILGAERRYTPFQAARTAGVSMELASRFWRAMGFADIGQARALTEADVLALRRLAGLVEAGLLSEPMAIQVARSTGQTTARLAEWQIDSFLEGLTEPPEPGMTRTEVTYPLIELLLPELQEFLVYVWRRQLAAATGRVVQAADDEEMVDRRLAIGFADLVGFTRLTRRLEEEELGELVEIFETTAADLVAAHGGRLIKTLGDEVLYAADDAGTASEIALRLIDAMNHDDAMPSLRVGLAFGTVTTRMGDVFGTTVNLASRLTSIAPKDTILVDGAFALDLIRAGDAPKSETQAAEEAATAEKEGEPPPPYRYALQPMWQRPVRGLGIVEPWMLSRRT, from the coding sequence GTGCATCCGACCCCCCTGCACGCCGTCGACCACACCGCCGAACCCACCGACGACCCCCTCGCCATCCGCCTCGAACAGCTCATCCTCGGCGCCGAGCGGCGCTACACCCCCTTCCAGGCGGCCCGGACCGCCGGGGTCTCCATGGAGCTGGCCTCCCGCTTCTGGCGGGCCATGGGCTTCGCCGACATCGGCCAGGCCAGGGCCCTGACCGAGGCCGACGTCCTGGCCCTGCGCCGGCTGGCGGGCCTGGTGGAGGCCGGGCTTCTCAGCGAGCCGATGGCCATCCAGGTGGCCCGCTCCACCGGCCAGACCACCGCCCGGCTCGCGGAATGGCAGATCGACTCCTTCTTGGAAGGCCTGACCGAGCCGCCCGAACCGGGCATGACCCGTACCGAGGTCACGTACCCGCTGATCGAACTGCTGCTGCCGGAGCTCCAGGAGTTCCTCGTCTACGTCTGGCGGCGCCAGCTCGCTGCGGCCACCGGACGGGTCGTCCAGGCCGCCGACGACGAGGAGATGGTCGACCGGCGGCTCGCCATCGGCTTCGCCGACCTCGTCGGCTTCACCCGGCTCACCCGCCGTCTCGAAGAGGAGGAGCTCGGTGAACTCGTCGAGATCTTCGAGACCACGGCCGCCGACCTGGTCGCCGCGCACGGCGGACGGCTCATCAAGACCCTCGGTGACGAGGTGCTCTACGCGGCCGACGACGCGGGCACCGCCTCCGAGATCGCACTCCGGCTCATCGACGCGATGAACCACGACGACGCGATGCCCTCCCTCCGGGTCGGGCTGGCCTTCGGCACGGTCACGACCCGGATGGGCGATGTGTTCGGCACGACGGTCAACCTCGCGAGCAGGCTGACGTCGATAGCGCCGAAGGACACCATCCTGGTGGACGGCGCGTTCGCGCTGGACCTGATCAGGGCCGGGGACGCGCCCAAGTCCGAGACACAGGCGGCGGAGGAGGCGGCGACGGCCGAGAAGGAGGGCGAGCCCCCGCCGCCGTACCGCTACGCCCTCCAGCCGATGTGGCAGCGGCCCGTCCGGGGGCTCGGGATCGTCGAACCGTGGATGCTGTCGCGGCGTACGTGA
- a CDS encoding enoyl-CoA hydratase/isomerase family protein, whose translation MSVPPSDGAQFPLAPSFLSADPPDSPASSVPVVEGPFEQRFGEFVVVRTHGHVAELVLDRPASMNAVSAAMARSIAAACAALAEDRDVRVAVLTSTHDRAFCVGADLKERNGLSDADLMRQRPIARAAYTGVLELPMPAIAAVRGYALGGGYELALACDVIVADATTVVALPEVSVGVIPGGGGTQLLPRRVGAARAAELVFTARRVAADEAFALGLVDRLAEGDGDARTEALALADRIAGNSPVGLRAAKRALRLGQGLDLRAGLEVEDAAWRTVAFSGDRAEGVAAFNEKRKPEWPGE comes from the coding sequence ATGTCCGTACCGCCGTCGGATGGCGCGCAGTTCCCACTGGCCCCGTCGTTCCTGTCGGCGGACCCGCCGGACTCCCCGGCCTCCTCGGTGCCCGTCGTCGAAGGGCCGTTCGAGCAGCGTTTCGGGGAGTTCGTCGTCGTACGGACGCACGGCCATGTCGCCGAACTCGTCCTCGACCGGCCCGCGTCGATGAACGCGGTCTCCGCCGCGATGGCCCGCTCCATCGCCGCCGCCTGTGCCGCGCTCGCAGAGGACCGCGACGTCCGGGTGGCCGTCCTGACCTCCACCCACGACCGCGCCTTCTGCGTCGGCGCCGACCTCAAGGAGCGCAACGGGCTGAGCGACGCGGACCTGATGCGCCAGCGCCCGATCGCCCGCGCCGCGTACACCGGTGTGCTCGAACTGCCGATGCCCGCGATCGCCGCCGTCCGCGGCTACGCCCTCGGCGGCGGCTACGAACTCGCCCTGGCCTGCGATGTGATCGTCGCGGACGCGACCACCGTGGTGGCCCTGCCCGAGGTCTCCGTGGGCGTCATCCCCGGCGGCGGCGGTACGCAGCTGCTGCCGCGCCGGGTCGGCGCCGCCCGCGCCGCCGAGCTGGTGTTCACCGCTCGTCGGGTGGCCGCGGACGAGGCATTCGCCTTGGGGCTGGTGGACCGCCTCGCGGAGGGTGACGGCGACGCCAGGACGGAGGCGCTGGCGCTGGCCGACCGGATCGCCGGGAACTCCCCGGTCGGACTGCGGGCCGCGAAACGGGCACTGCGGCTGGGGCAGGGGCTCGACCTGCGGGCCGGTCTGGAAGTCGAGGACGCGGCCTGGCGCACGGTCGCCTTCTCCGGGGACCGTGCGGAAGGTGTCGCCGCGTTCAACGAGAAGCGGAAGCCGGAGTGGCCCGGCGAATAA